One segment of Streptomyces sp. TG1A-8 DNA contains the following:
- a CDS encoding helix-turn-helix domain-containing protein, whose amino-acid sequence MGDHKEQQPVRVGAAVRRRRRALELTLAVVAARSGLSVPFLSQVENDRARPSRTSLEKLADALRTTAVELLAAADPACSVGVVRAEPLTGDGLAPRMRSLVRGHHQLHASEFTGDHDAGREFQHRNDELMYVADGAVEIEAEGRAYRLGRGDTLYLTGGVRHRWRATVPDTRVIVVAVAEHIEAVQDRTR is encoded by the coding sequence ATGGGCGACCACAAAGAACAGCAGCCCGTGCGGGTGGGCGCGGCCGTCCGGCGGCGCCGGCGCGCCCTGGAGCTCACCCTCGCCGTCGTGGCCGCGCGCAGCGGGCTGTCGGTGCCCTTCCTCAGCCAGGTGGAGAACGACCGCGCCCGCCCCAGCCGCACCTCCCTGGAGAAGCTGGCCGACGCCCTGCGCACCACGGCCGTGGAGCTCCTCGCCGCCGCCGACCCGGCGTGCAGCGTGGGCGTCGTGCGCGCCGAGCCCCTCACCGGGGACGGCCTCGCCCCCCGCATGCGCTCCCTGGTGCGCGGGCACCACCAGTTGCACGCCTCCGAGTTCACCGGCGACCACGACGCAGGCCGCGAGTTCCAGCACCGCAACGACGAGCTGATGTACGTCGCCGACGGCGCCGTGGAGATCGAGGCCGAGGGCCGCGCCTACCGCCTCGGCCGCGGCGACACCCTGTACCTGACCGGCGGCGTCCGGCACCGCTGGCGGGCGACCGTCCCCGACACCCGGGTGATCGTCGTGGCCGTCGCCGAACACATCGAGGCCGTGCAGGACCGGACCCGCTAG
- a CDS encoding FadR/GntR family transcriptional regulator, which yields MSRETEARRAGDRLAAVLRPVRAGNGFEEALEQVLQVVRLGLVPGGERLPAERELAERLGISRVTLREVLKVLKEQGLVEPRRGRYGGTFVLPRTDAGGGEELRRRVAGTDIEDVLRFREVLEVGAAGLCAGHGPDAERAGRLREALERTREAPLAQYRRLDTLLHLTLAELSGSPSLAAQYAAVRATVNGLLDCIPLLVRNLEHSQRQHTALVEAVLDGDADGAREIMREHCAGTAALLRGFLA from the coding sequence ATGTCGCGGGAGACGGAGGCGCGGCGGGCGGGCGACCGGCTGGCCGCGGTGCTGCGGCCGGTACGGGCGGGCAACGGCTTCGAGGAGGCGCTGGAGCAGGTCCTGCAGGTCGTACGGCTCGGCCTGGTGCCCGGCGGCGAGCGGCTGCCCGCCGAGCGGGAGCTGGCGGAGCGGCTCGGGATCAGCCGGGTGACGCTGCGCGAGGTGCTGAAGGTGCTGAAGGAGCAGGGCCTGGTGGAGCCGCGGCGCGGGCGGTACGGCGGAACGTTCGTGCTGCCGCGCACGGACGCGGGCGGCGGGGAGGAGCTGCGGCGGCGGGTCGCCGGGACCGACATCGAGGACGTGCTGCGCTTCCGGGAGGTGCTGGAGGTGGGGGCGGCCGGGCTGTGCGCGGGGCACGGGCCGGACGCGGAGCGGGCCGGGCGGCTGCGGGAGGCGCTGGAGCGCACCCGGGAGGCGCCGCTCGCGCAGTACCGGCGCCTGGACACGCTGCTGCACCTGACGCTGGCCGAGCTGAGCGGCTCGCCGTCGCTGGCCGCGCAGTACGCGGCGGTGCGGGCCACGGTCAACGGCCTGCTCGACTGCATCCCGCTGCTGGTGCGCAACCTGGAGCACTCGCAGCGGCAGCACACCGCGCTGGTGGAGGCGGTGCTGGACGGCGACGCGGACGGGGCCCGGGAGATCATGCGGGAGCACTGCGCGGGCACGGCGGCGCTGCTGCGGGGGTTCCTGGCGTGA
- a CDS encoding helical backbone metal receptor, with amino-acid sequence MRVVSLVPSLTEAVAVTRPGVLVGATDWCDHPAGLAVTRVGGTKNPRTGRIAALAPDLVLANEEENRAADLDALRAAGLEVLVTEVRGVPQAFRELERVLAACGAPPRPRWLDEAEAAWAAPPGPALRVTAVVPVWRRPWTVLGRDTFAGDVLARLGVDHLHAGHPDRYPRVPLDELRAAAPDLVVLPDEPYRFTAGDGPEAFPGLSCALVSGRHLTWYGPSLAEAPRVLAGALRAARR; translated from the coding sequence GTGCGGGTGGTCTCGCTGGTGCCGTCGCTGACGGAGGCGGTGGCCGTGACGCGCCCCGGCGTCCTCGTCGGCGCCACCGACTGGTGCGACCACCCGGCGGGCCTGGCCGTCACCCGCGTCGGCGGGACCAAGAACCCGCGGACCGGACGGATCGCGGCCCTCGCCCCCGACCTGGTGCTCGCCAACGAGGAGGAGAACCGCGCCGCCGACCTGGACGCCCTGCGCGCGGCCGGCCTGGAGGTGCTGGTCACCGAGGTGCGCGGGGTGCCGCAGGCGTTCCGCGAACTGGAGCGGGTGCTGGCCGCCTGCGGCGCGCCACCGCGGCCGCGCTGGCTGGACGAGGCGGAGGCGGCCTGGGCGGCGCCGCCCGGGCCCGCCCTCCGTGTGACGGCGGTCGTACCCGTGTGGCGCCGCCCCTGGACGGTGCTGGGCCGCGACACTTTCGCCGGGGACGTCCTGGCCCGCCTGGGCGTCGACCACCTCCACGCCGGCCACCCCGACCGCTACCCCCGCGTCCCCCTGGACGAGCTGCGGGCGGCGGCCCCGGACCTGGTGGTGCTGCCCGACGAGCCCTACCGCTTCACCGCCGGCGACGGACCCGAGGCCTTCCCCGGGCTGAGCTGCGCGCTCGTCAGCGGGCGGCACCTGACGTGGTACGGCCCGTCGCTGGCCGAGGCGCCGAGGGTGCTGGCCGGGGCGCTGCGAGCAGCGCGCCGCTGA
- a CDS encoding gamma-glutamyl-gamma-aminobutyrate hydrolase family protein produces the protein MTVRPLIGVSTYLERGARWGVWELEAALLPAAYPRLVQRAGGLAVMLPPDAPERAAATVARLDGLVVAGGPDVDPARYGAERDPRTGPPAPERDAWELALIRAALAARVPLLGICRGMQLLNVALGGTLVQHLEGHAEAVGAFGGHPVRPVPGTLYAGVVPEEVTVPTYHHQAVERLGAGLVPSAHAADGTVEAVELSAAGTWVLGVQWHPEVGGDPRVMRALVTAAS, from the coding sequence GTGACCGTACGACCGCTGATCGGTGTCAGCACCTACCTGGAGAGGGGTGCGCGCTGGGGCGTGTGGGAGCTGGAGGCGGCGCTGCTGCCCGCCGCGTACCCGCGGCTGGTGCAGCGGGCCGGGGGGCTCGCCGTCATGCTGCCGCCGGACGCGCCCGAGCGGGCCGCCGCCACGGTGGCGCGGCTGGACGGGCTGGTCGTCGCGGGCGGGCCCGACGTGGACCCGGCACGGTACGGCGCCGAGCGCGACCCCCGCACGGGGCCGCCCGCGCCGGAGCGGGACGCGTGGGAACTGGCGCTGATCCGGGCGGCGCTGGCGGCGCGGGTGCCGCTGCTGGGCATCTGCCGGGGGATGCAGCTGCTGAACGTGGCGCTCGGGGGCACGCTGGTCCAGCACCTGGAGGGGCACGCGGAGGCGGTGGGGGCGTTCGGCGGGCACCCGGTGCGGCCGGTGCCGGGCACCCTGTACGCCGGGGTCGTGCCCGAGGAGGTGACGGTGCCGACGTACCACCACCAGGCGGTGGAGCGGCTCGGGGCGGGGCTGGTGCCCTCGGCGCACGCGGCGGACGGGACCGTGGAGGCCGTCGAGCTGTCGGCGGCCGGGACCTGGGTGCTCGGCGTGCAGTGGCATCCGGAGGTGGGCGGGGATCCGCGGGTGATGCGGGCGCTGGTCACCGCGGCGTCCTGA
- a CDS encoding siderophore-interacting protein, which translates to MAERPGRKPRKPHTARVVRTERLTPHMQRVVLGGEGLAGFPADTCTDHYVKLLFAPEGVSYPEPFDMERIRAEFPREQWPVTRTYTVRAWDPEHRELTLDFVIHGDEGLAGPWAARVRPGETVRFMGPGGAYAPDTSADWHLFAGDESALPAIARALESLPAGVRVHAFVEVSGPAEEQKIDSGVEVVWLHRGDRPVGEALLEAVRALEFPEGRLHAFVHGEAGFVKELRRLLRVELQVPREDLSISGYWRLGHNEDGWQASKREWNARIEAEQEDGTAAA; encoded by the coding sequence ATGGCAGAGCGTCCGGGGCGAAAGCCGCGCAAGCCCCATACTGCCCGGGTCGTGCGCACCGAGCGGCTGACCCCGCACATGCAGCGCGTGGTGCTCGGCGGGGAGGGCCTCGCCGGTTTCCCGGCGGACACCTGCACCGACCACTACGTGAAGCTGCTGTTCGCACCCGAGGGCGTCAGCTACCCGGAGCCCTTCGACATGGAGCGGATCCGCGCGGAGTTCCCGCGCGAGCAGTGGCCGGTGACGCGGACGTACACGGTGCGCGCCTGGGACCCCGAGCACCGCGAGCTGACCCTGGACTTCGTCATCCACGGCGACGAGGGCCTGGCCGGGCCCTGGGCCGCCCGGGTGCGGCCGGGTGAGACCGTGCGCTTCATGGGCCCCGGCGGCGCGTACGCGCCCGACACGAGCGCGGACTGGCACCTGTTCGCCGGTGACGAGAGCGCGCTGCCCGCGATCGCCCGCGCCCTGGAGTCGCTGCCCGCCGGCGTCCGGGTGCACGCGTTCGTGGAGGTGTCGGGTCCCGCGGAGGAGCAGAAGATCGACTCCGGCGTGGAGGTGGTCTGGCTGCACCGCGGGGACCGGCCGGTGGGCGAGGCCCTGCTGGAGGCCGTACGGGCGCTGGAGTTCCCGGAGGGCCGGCTGCACGCGTTCGTGCACGGCGAGGCGGGCTTCGTGAAGGAGCTGCGCCGGCTGCTCCGGGTGGAGCTGCAGGTTCCGCGCGAGGACCTGTCCATCTCCGGCTACTGGCGGCTCGGCCACAACGAGGACGGCTGGCAGGCCTCCAAGCGGGAGTGGAACGCCCGCATCGAGGCCGAGCAGGAGGACGGCACGGCGGCCGCGTGA
- a CDS encoding pseudouridine synthase, translating into MRRRTPPPAAPLPQRDGVDPVRVRLPSGGAWGTVREYLVARLTGAGPGVVAAMVDAGLVVGADGRAVAPDEPYRPGMFVWFHRELPPEVPVPFPVEVVHRDAHVVVADKPHFLATTPRGSHVAETALARLRRELGIPTLTAAHRLDRLTAGLVLFTVRPEERGAYQTLFRDRRVRKEYEAVAPYDPALALPRTVRSRIVKERGVPAAREVEGEPNAVTHVELAEHRERDGLGRYRLVPETGQTHQLRVHLNALGVPILGDPLYPRVSGPGPAGDFRRPLQLLARRLEFTDPVTGAEHSFVSGRTLRAWSCPQRWADPGAACGPGRRDGAAPAGPTGAGGRP; encoded by the coding sequence ATGAGACGCCGTACGCCACCCCCCGCCGCCCCGCTCCCGCAGCGGGACGGGGTCGATCCGGTGCGGGTGCGGCTGCCGTCCGGCGGGGCGTGGGGCACCGTGCGGGAGTACCTCGTGGCGCGGCTGACGGGGGCGGGGCCCGGCGTGGTGGCGGCGATGGTCGACGCGGGCCTGGTGGTGGGGGCCGACGGGCGGGCGGTGGCGCCGGACGAGCCGTACCGGCCGGGGATGTTCGTGTGGTTCCACCGCGAGCTGCCCCCGGAGGTGCCGGTGCCCTTCCCCGTCGAGGTGGTCCACCGCGACGCGCATGTCGTCGTCGCCGACAAACCGCACTTCCTCGCGACCACCCCGCGCGGCTCGCACGTCGCCGAGACCGCCCTGGCCCGGCTGCGGCGCGAGCTGGGCATCCCCACGCTGACCGCGGCGCACCGGCTGGACCGGCTCACCGCCGGTCTGGTGCTGTTCACGGTGCGGCCCGAGGAGCGCGGCGCGTACCAGACCCTGTTCCGGGACCGCCGGGTGCGCAAGGAGTACGAGGCCGTCGCGCCGTACGACCCCGCGCTCGCCCTGCCCCGGACCGTGCGCAGCCGGATCGTGAAGGAGCGCGGGGTGCCGGCCGCGCGGGAGGTCGAGGGCGAACCGAACGCGGTGACGCACGTGGAGCTGGCCGAGCACCGGGAGCGGGACGGCCTGGGCCGGTACCGGCTGGTCCCCGAGACCGGGCAGACCCATCAGCTGCGGGTGCACCTGAACGCGCTGGGCGTGCCCATCCTCGGGGACCCGCTGTACCCGCGGGTGAGCGGGCCGGGACCGGCCGGTGACTTCCGGCGTCCGCTGCAACTGCTCGCGCGGCGGCTGGAGTTCACCGACCCGGTCACGGGGGCGGAGCACTCCTTCGTCAGCGGGCGCACCCTGCGGGCCTGGTCCTGCCCGCAGCGGTGGGCGGACCCGGGGGCGGCCTGCGGACCGGGCCGGCGGGACGGGGCGGCACCGGCCGGGCCGACGGGAGCCGGAGGGCGTCCCTGA
- a CDS encoding 5'-3' exonuclease has translation MTGRLMLLDTASLYFRAHFGVPESVRAPDGTPVNAVRGLLDFIDRLVRDHRPDRLVACMDADWRPRWRVDLIPGYKAHRVAGERGTGPDEEQVPDTLAPQVPVIEAVLDAVGIARVGVAGYEADDVIGTFAARAKGPVDIVTGDRDLYQLVDDGRGVRVLYPLKGVGTLQLTDEALLRERYGVDGRGYADLALLRGDPSDGLPGVAGIGEKTAAKLLAGFGDLAGIMAAVEDPRAALTPSQRKRLTEARPYLAVAPKVVRVADDVPLPDVDTALPRFPRDPEGLEALAARWGLGGSLQRLLTTLGA, from the coding sequence GTGACCGGACGACTCATGCTCCTCGACACCGCCTCGCTGTACTTCCGCGCCCACTTCGGTGTGCCCGAATCCGTGAGGGCGCCGGACGGCACCCCGGTGAACGCGGTGCGGGGGCTGCTGGACTTCATCGACCGGCTGGTCAGGGACCACCGGCCGGACCGGCTCGTGGCCTGCATGGACGCCGACTGGCGGCCGCGGTGGCGGGTGGACCTGATCCCGGGCTACAAGGCGCACCGGGTGGCCGGGGAACGCGGGACGGGCCCGGACGAGGAGCAGGTGCCGGACACGCTGGCCCCGCAGGTGCCGGTCATCGAGGCCGTGCTCGACGCGGTCGGCATCGCCCGGGTCGGGGTCGCGGGGTACGAGGCCGACGACGTGATCGGCACGTTCGCCGCGCGCGCGAAGGGCCCGGTGGACATCGTCACCGGCGACCGCGACCTGTACCAGCTCGTCGACGACGGGCGCGGCGTGCGGGTGCTGTATCCGCTGAAGGGCGTCGGCACGCTGCAGTTGACCGACGAGGCGCTGCTGCGCGAGAGGTATGGGGTGGACGGGCGGGGGTACGCGGACCTGGCGCTGCTGCGCGGCGATCCGAGCGACGGCCTGCCGGGGGTGGCCGGGATCGGCGAGAAGACGGCCGCCAAGCTGCTCGCCGGGTTCGGCGACCTGGCCGGGATCATGGCCGCGGTCGAGGACCCGCGGGCCGCGCTCACGCCGTCGCAGCGCAAGCGGCTGACCGAGGCGCGGCCGTACCTCGCGGTGGCGCCGAAGGTGGTGCGGGTGGCGGACGACGTGCCGCTGCCGGACGTCGACACCGCGCTTCCGCGCTTCCCGCGCGATCCGGAGGGGCTGGAGGCGCTGGCGGCCCGCTGGGGCCTGGGCGGCTCCCTGCAGCGGCTGCTGACCACGCTGGGGGCGTGA
- a CDS encoding GNAT family N-acetyltransferase has product MPSLIRPVLATGSLNRAPQPTLPADGGLVLRPWRAEDAPAVHEAYQDPLLHQWHGRSSGCEQEAAGWIARWRASWETERGAQWAVADGGTDELLGRVALRQVLLGDGVAEVAYWTVARARGRGVAVRATTALTRWALEDVGFHRLELMHSTANRASCRVATKAGFAPEGTRRSALLHPDGWHDMHLHARVRGD; this is encoded by the coding sequence ATGCCAAGCCTCATCCGCCCGGTCCTGGCCACCGGCTCCCTCAACCGCGCGCCACAGCCCACGCTCCCGGCCGACGGCGGCCTGGTCCTGCGCCCCTGGCGGGCCGAGGACGCGCCCGCCGTCCACGAGGCCTACCAGGACCCGCTCCTGCACCAGTGGCACGGCAGGTCCTCCGGCTGCGAGCAGGAGGCCGCCGGCTGGATCGCGCGGTGGCGGGCGTCCTGGGAGACCGAGCGGGGCGCCCAGTGGGCCGTCGCCGACGGCGGCACCGACGAACTGCTGGGCCGGGTCGCGCTGCGGCAGGTCCTGCTCGGCGACGGCGTGGCCGAGGTCGCCTACTGGACGGTGGCGCGGGCCCGCGGCCGGGGCGTCGCCGTCCGCGCCACGACCGCCCTGACCCGCTGGGCCCTGGAGGACGTCGGCTTCCACCGGCTCGAACTCATGCACTCCACCGCCAACCGGGCGTCCTGCCGCGTCGCCACCAAGGCCGGCTTCGCCCCGGAGGGCACCAGGCGCAGCGCCCTGCTGCACCCGGACGGCTGGCACGACATGCACCTCCACGCGCGCGTACGGGGCGACTGA
- a CDS encoding glutamine synthetase family protein, with translation MADRTPPLSVEELHALVAGGEIDTVVLAFPDMQGRLQGKRFAARFFLDEVLQHGSEGCNYLLAVDTEMNTVDGYAMSSWDRGYGDFAMRPDPSTLRRVPWHPGTALLLADLAWSDGSPVAAAPRQILRRQLDRLAALGHTAQVGTELEFIVFKDTYEQAWNTGYRGLTPANQYNVDYSILGTGRIEPLLRRLRNDMAGAGLTVESAKGECNPGQHEIAFRYDEALRTCDQHALYKTGAKEIAAQEGVSITFMAKYNEREGNSCHIHLSLTDADGANAMAGPEGMSQVMRHFLAGQLAALRDFSLLYAPNINSYKRFQPGSFAPTAVAWGHDNRTCALRVVGHGRSLRFENRLPGGDVNPYLAVAGLVAAGLHGIEHRLDLPEPCAGNAYAADYAHVPTTLREAAGLWEDSVIARAAFGDEVVAHYRNMARVELEAFDAAVTDWELRRSFERL, from the coding sequence GTGGCAGACCGCACACCCCCGTTGAGCGTCGAGGAACTGCACGCCCTCGTCGCCGGCGGTGAGATCGACACTGTCGTCCTGGCCTTCCCCGACATGCAAGGGCGGCTCCAGGGAAAGCGGTTCGCCGCCCGCTTCTTCCTCGACGAGGTCCTGCAGCACGGCAGCGAGGGCTGCAACTACCTGCTCGCCGTCGACACCGAGATGAACACCGTCGACGGCTACGCGATGTCCTCCTGGGACCGCGGCTACGGCGACTTCGCCATGCGCCCCGACCCGTCCACCCTGCGCCGCGTCCCCTGGCACCCGGGCACCGCCCTGCTCCTCGCCGACCTCGCCTGGAGCGACGGTTCCCCGGTCGCCGCCGCGCCCCGCCAGATCCTGCGCCGCCAGCTCGACCGGCTCGCCGCCCTCGGCCACACCGCCCAGGTGGGCACCGAGCTGGAGTTCATCGTCTTCAAGGACACCTACGAGCAGGCCTGGAACACCGGTTACCGCGGGCTGACCCCGGCCAACCAGTACAACGTCGACTACTCCATCCTCGGCACCGGCCGCATCGAGCCCCTGCTGCGCCGCCTGCGCAACGACATGGCCGGCGCCGGCCTGACCGTCGAGTCCGCCAAGGGCGAGTGCAACCCCGGCCAGCACGAGATCGCCTTCCGCTACGACGAGGCCCTGCGCACCTGCGACCAGCACGCCCTGTACAAGACCGGTGCCAAGGAGATCGCCGCCCAGGAGGGCGTGTCGATCACCTTCATGGCCAAGTACAACGAGCGCGAGGGCAACTCCTGCCACATCCACCTCTCGCTCACCGACGCCGACGGCGCCAACGCCATGGCCGGACCCGAGGGCATGTCGCAGGTCATGCGGCACTTCCTCGCCGGGCAGCTCGCCGCCCTGCGCGACTTCTCCCTGCTCTACGCCCCCAACATCAACTCCTACAAGCGCTTCCAGCCCGGCTCCTTCGCCCCCACCGCCGTCGCCTGGGGGCACGACAACCGCACCTGCGCCCTGCGCGTGGTCGGCCACGGCCGCTCCCTGCGCTTCGAGAACCGCCTCCCCGGCGGCGACGTCAACCCGTACCTGGCCGTCGCCGGACTCGTCGCGGCAGGCCTGCACGGCATCGAGCACCGGCTCGACCTGCCCGAGCCCTGCGCCGGCAACGCCTACGCCGCCGACTACGCGCACGTCCCCACCACCCTGCGCGAGGCCGCCGGCCTCTGGGAGGACAGCGTCATCGCCCGGGCCGCCTTCGGCGACGAGGTCGTGGCCCACTACCGCAACATGGCCCGCGTCGAACTGGAGGCCTTCGACGCCGCGGTCACCGACTGGGAGCTGCGCCGCTCCTTCGAACGCCTGTGA
- a CDS encoding RNA helicase — MIVLLSARPGTLESTMTEDLSPAERYAASRRRAAEQATALASFREMYDFGLDPFQIEACQALEAGKGVLVAAPTGSGKTIVGEFAVHLALRQGKKCFYTTPIKALSNQKYADLCRRYGTDRVGLLTGDNSVNSDAPVVVMTTEVLRNMLYAGSQTLLGLGHVVMDEVHYLSDRFRGAVWEEVIIHLPESVTLVSLSATVSNAEEFGDWLDTVRGDTQVIVSEHRPVPLFQHVLAGRRMYDLFEEGEGHKKAVNPDLVRLARMEATRPSYQDRRRGRAMREADRERERRQRSRVWTPGRPEVIERLDAEGLLPAITFIFSRAACEAAVQQCLYAGLRLNDEEARDQVRALVEERTAAIPHEDLHVLGYYEWLEGLERGIAAHHAGMLPTFKEVVEELFVRGLVKAVFATETLALGINMPARSVVLEKLVKWNGEQHADITPGEYTQLTGRAGRRGIDVEGHAVVLWQRGTSPEHLAGLAGTRTYPLRSSFKPSYNMAVNLVEQFGRHRSRELLETSFAQFQADKSVVGISRQVQRNEEGLEGYRASMTCHLGDFEEYARLRRELKDRETELARQGASQQRAESAVALEKLRPGDVIHVPTGKYAGLALVLDPGLPAGRSNGHRGFDHHDGPRPLVLTAERQVKRLASIDFPVPVEPLDRMRIPKSFNPRSPQSRRDLASALRTKAGHIPPERARKKRSQAADDREIARLRTAIRAHPCHGCNDREDHARWAERYHRLLRDTSQLERRIEGRTNTIARTFDRIVALLTEMDYLRGDEVTEDGRRLARLYGELDLLASECLREGVWEGLAPAELAACVSALVYEARVGDDAMAPKLPSGKAKAALGEMVRIWGRLDALEEEFRISQTEGVGQREPDLGFAWAAYMWASGKGLDEVLREAEMPAGDFVRWCKQVIDVLGQISAASPVAGSTVAKAARKAVDQLLRGVVAYSSVG, encoded by the coding sequence ATGATCGTCCTGTTGTCAGCGCGGCCCGGTACGCTCGAAAGCACGATGACAGAGGACCTCTCACCGGCCGAGCGGTACGCGGCTTCCCGCAGGCGGGCAGCCGAGCAGGCCACCGCGCTCGCGTCCTTCCGCGAGATGTACGACTTCGGCCTCGACCCCTTCCAGATCGAGGCCTGCCAGGCACTCGAGGCCGGCAAGGGCGTGCTGGTGGCCGCCCCCACCGGCTCCGGCAAGACGATCGTGGGCGAGTTCGCCGTCCACCTCGCCCTCCGGCAGGGCAAGAAGTGCTTCTACACGACGCCCATCAAGGCGCTGTCGAACCAGAAGTACGCCGACCTGTGCCGCCGCTACGGCACCGACCGGGTCGGCCTGCTCACCGGTGACAACAGCGTGAACTCCGACGCCCCGGTGGTCGTGATGACCACCGAGGTCCTGCGGAACATGCTCTACGCCGGCTCGCAGACCCTCCTCGGCCTCGGTCACGTGGTCATGGACGAGGTGCACTACCTCTCCGACCGCTTCCGCGGCGCCGTGTGGGAGGAAGTGATCATCCACCTGCCCGAGTCGGTGACCCTCGTGTCGCTGTCGGCGACCGTGTCCAACGCCGAGGAGTTCGGCGACTGGCTGGACACCGTCCGCGGCGACACCCAGGTGATCGTCTCCGAGCACCGGCCCGTGCCCCTGTTCCAGCACGTGCTCGCCGGGCGCCGGATGTACGACCTGTTCGAGGAGGGCGAGGGCCACAAGAAGGCCGTCAACCCCGACCTCGTCCGCCTGGCCCGCATGGAGGCGACGCGGCCGTCCTACCAGGACCGCCGGCGCGGACGCGCCATGCGCGAGGCCGACCGGGAGCGGGAGCGCAGACAGCGCTCCCGGGTGTGGACCCCGGGCCGGCCCGAGGTCATCGAGCGCCTGGACGCCGAGGGCCTGCTGCCCGCGATCACCTTCATCTTCAGCCGCGCCGCCTGCGAGGCCGCCGTCCAGCAGTGCCTGTACGCGGGCCTGCGGCTCAACGACGAGGAGGCCCGGGACCAGGTCCGCGCCCTGGTCGAGGAGCGCACCGCCGCCATCCCGCACGAGGACCTGCACGTGCTCGGCTACTACGAGTGGCTGGAGGGCCTGGAGCGCGGCATCGCCGCCCACCACGCGGGCATGCTGCCCACCTTCAAGGAGGTCGTCGAGGAGCTGTTCGTGCGCGGCCTGGTCAAGGCCGTGTTCGCGACCGAGACCCTGGCGCTCGGCATCAACATGCCCGCCCGCTCGGTGGTGCTGGAGAAGCTCGTCAAGTGGAACGGCGAGCAGCACGCCGACATCACCCCGGGCGAGTACACGCAGCTCACCGGGCGTGCCGGCCGCCGCGGCATCGATGTCGAGGGCCACGCGGTCGTGCTCTGGCAGCGCGGCACGAGTCCCGAGCACCTGGCCGGCCTCGCGGGCACGCGCACCTATCCGCTGCGCTCCAGCTTCAAGCCGTCGTACAACATGGCGGTCAACCTGGTCGAGCAGTTCGGCCGGCACCGCTCCCGCGAGCTGCTGGAGACCTCCTTCGCGCAGTTCCAGGCGGACAAGTCGGTCGTCGGGATCTCCCGGCAGGTGCAGCGCAACGAGGAGGGGCTGGAGGGCTACAGGGCCTCCATGACCTGCCACCTCGGCGACTTCGAGGAGTACGCGCGGCTGCGCCGCGAGCTGAAGGACCGCGAGACCGAGCTGGCCCGGCAGGGCGCGAGCCAGCAGCGCGCCGAGTCCGCCGTCGCCCTGGAGAAGCTCAGGCCGGGTGACGTGATCCACGTGCCGACGGGCAAGTACGCGGGACTGGCCCTGGTCCTGGACCCCGGGCTGCCCGCCGGCCGCTCCAACGGGCACCGGGGCTTCGACCACCACGACGGTCCGCGTCCGCTGGTGCTGACCGCCGAGCGGCAGGTCAAGCGGCTGGCGTCGATCGACTTCCCGGTGCCGGTGGAGCCGCTGGACCGCATGCGCATCCCGAAGTCCTTCAACCCGCGCTCCCCGCAGTCCCGCCGCGACCTCGCCTCCGCGCTGCGCACGAAGGCCGGGCACATCCCGCCGGAGCGGGCCCGCAAGAAGCGTTCCCAGGCGGCCGACGACCGGGAGATCGCCCGGCTGCGCACGGCGATCCGCGCCCACCCCTGCCACGGCTGCAACGACCGTGAGGACCACGCCCGCTGGGCCGAGCGCTACCACCGGCTGCTGCGCGACACCTCGCAGCTGGAGCGCCGCATCGAGGGCCGTACGAACACCATCGCGCGGACCTTCGACCGGATCGTGGCCCTGCTGACCGAGATGGACTACCTGCGCGGCGACGAGGTCACCGAGGACGGCAGGCGGCTCGCCCGGTTGTACGGCGAGCTCGACCTGCTCGCCAGCGAGTGCCTGCGCGAGGGCGTGTGGGAGGGCCTGGCCCCCGCCGAGCTGGCCGCGTGCGTCTCCGCACTGGTGTACGAGGCACGGGTCGGCGACGACGCCATGGCGCCCAAGCTGCCCTCGGGCAAGGCCAAGGCGGCACTCGGCGAGATGGTCCGGATCTGGGGCCGGCTGGACGCCCTGGAGGAGGAGTTCCGGATCAGCCAGACCGAGGGCGTCGGGCAGCGGGAGCCGGATCTCGGATTCGCCTGGGCCGCCTACATGTGGGCCTCCGGCAAGGGCCTGGACGAGGTGCTGCGGGAGGCCGAGATGCCCGCCGGCGACTTCGTGCGGTGGTGCAAGCAGGTGATCGACGTCCTCGGGCAGATCTCGGCGGCCTCTCCCGTGGCGGGCTCGACCGTGGCGAAGGCCGCGCGCAAGGCTGTGGACCAGTTGCTGCGGGGCGTCGTCGCCTATTCGTCGGTGGGGTGA